The Candidatus Kaelpia aquatica genome window below encodes:
- the cimA gene encoding citramalate synthase: MKKRVVKIYDTTLRDGAQTPGVSFAVKDKLSITEKLDDLGVHFIEGGWPGSNPKDIDYFKKAKKLKIKNSQLVAFGSTRRAKIKASVDNNLKALLKSEVKNIAIFGKSWDLHVSKVFKVSLNENLDMIFDSVSFLKKKGCFVFFDAEHFFDGYRANRDYALESLRVARSAGADCLVLCDTNGGMIPSWVRDIVIDVRSELDIDLGIHVHNDSGMAVANSIVAVEEGVTNVQGTINGYGERCGNADICSLIPNIKLKLKLNCIPDSKIKHLTEISRFVSDISNMKQFENQPYVGSSAFAHKGGVHINAVMKESSTYEHVDPELVGNRRELLVSELSGKSSLVLKAQEYGYELQKDKNVTGKLHKLLQGLEHEGYHFEAAEGSFELLLNKHLKKFKKFFTLEGFRVVVEQENKDEIVSEATIKLKVNSKKEYTVAKGDGPVNALDSALRKALNRFYPVLAEMRLSDFKVRVLDEKDGSAAKVRVLIQSQDRESSWNTIGVSENIVEASWKALLDSVEYKLMKERKRGRI; this comes from the coding sequence GGATATAGATTATTTTAAAAAGGCTAAAAAGTTAAAAATTAAGAACTCCCAGTTAGTTGCTTTTGGTTCTACAAGAAGAGCTAAAATAAAAGCTAGCGTTGATAATAATTTGAAGGCACTTTTAAAGTCAGAAGTTAAAAATATAGCCATCTTTGGTAAGAGCTGGGACTTGCATGTAAGCAAGGTCTTTAAAGTATCTTTAAATGAAAATTTGGATATGATTTTTGATTCTGTGTCTTTCTTAAAGAAGAAGGGTTGTTTTGTTTTTTTTGATGCTGAGCATTTCTTTGACGGCTATAGAGCTAATAGAGATTATGCTTTAGAGAGTTTAAGAGTAGCAAGATCAGCAGGAGCTGACTGCTTGGTTCTCTGTGACACTAATGGTGGTATGATTCCAAGCTGGGTTAGAGATATAGTGATAGATGTAAGGAGTGAGCTAGACATTGATTTAGGTATTCATGTACATAATGACTCTGGCATGGCAGTAGCAAACTCTATAGTGGCAGTTGAGGAGGGTGTTACCAATGTTCAGGGGACTATAAACGGTTATGGTGAGAGATGCGGCAATGCAGATATCTGTTCTTTAATTCCAAACATAAAACTGAAATTAAAATTAAATTGTATTCCAGATTCTAAAATTAAACACCTTACAGAGATATCTCGTTTTGTATCTGATATCTCGAATATGAAGCAATTTGAAAATCAACCCTATGTTGGCTCTAGTGCATTTGCTCACAAAGGCGGGGTCCATATCAATGCTGTCATGAAAGAGTCTAGTACTTATGAACATGTAGATCCGGAGTTAGTTGGCAACAGAAGAGAGCTTTTGGTCTCAGAATTATCAGGTAAATCTTCGCTGGTTTTAAAAGCTCAAGAGTATGGATATGAGCTTCAAAAAGATAAGAATGTTACCGGAAAGCTGCATAAGCTCCTTCAGGGCTTGGAGCATGAAGGTTATCATTTTGAAGCTGCTGAAGGCTCCTTTGAGCTGCTTTTGAATAAACATCTTAAGAAATTCAAAAAGTTCTTTACTTTAGAGGGGTTCCGAGTCGTAGTTGAACAAGAGAATAAAGATGAGATTGTTTCAGAGGCGACTATCAAGCTTAAGGTTAATAGTAAAAAAGAATATACGGTTGCAAAAGGTGATGGCCCGGTAAATGCATTGGATTCGGCCTTAAGGAAAGCTTTAAATCGGTTCTACCCTGTATTGGCTGAGATGAGGCTCTCAGATTTTAAGGTAAGAGTTTTGGATGAAAAAGACGGTTCTGCTGCTAAAGTCCGGGTTTTAATACAGTCTCAAGATAGAGAGAGCAGCTGGAATACAATAGGAGTATCTGAGAATATTGTTGAAGCTAGCTGGAAGGCTCTATTGGATAGTGTTGAGTATAAGCTAATGAAAGAACGTAAGAGGGGTAGGATATAA
- a CDS encoding valine--tRNA ligase, protein MEPRYDSKEIEQKWYEFWESSGFFKASVDRNKKPYSIVIPPPNVTGILHMGHALNSTIQDILIRYKRMQGYASLWIPGTDHAGIATQNVVEKQLAKEDLSRDDLGREGFVDRVWKWRQKYGSTIVKQLRRLGASCDWSRERFTMDEGLSDAVLEAFIRLYDKGLVYRGRYIINWCPRCKTALSDEEVEHQEREGFLYYLKYPVLDEEGKFVTVATTRPETMLGDVAIAVHPSDERFEFLKSKRVVLPILNRELELVWDDIVDPEFGTGAVKITPAHDENDFEIAMRHGLKPIVVMDEGGVMNENAVKYKGMDRFAAREKIIEDLEKQDLVEKIEPYINSIGHCYRCDTVVEPYISWQWFVKMKPLAKEAIKVVKNKEVKFFPPRWEKVYLHWMESIRDWCISRQIWWGHRIPVYYCRDCYKQTEVLSSLGSEDSENIKGIIVSRDKPKSCPECSGSDIYQDQDVLDTWFSSWLWPFSTMGWPNIAEGEQQAGKSRDLSDLDYFYPTSTLVTAQEILFFWVARMVMAGLEFVGQAPFSDVYIHGTVRDEKGRKMSKSLGNVIDPLEIIDEYGADALRFSLISITSVGQDVFLSKDKFIFGRNFTNKIWNAARFLISNLDDLDEGFKIEDYSLFDKWILNSLNDLISKIDKALEEYSFNEAANLLYEFFWHQFCDWYIELEKKDLYAKNRDAKNRASVVLIFVLDNFLRLLHPFMPFISEDIWQKLKSYLTKSYKAMGLEFQNADSLMLMPWSKEVEQFKDKESKDAMEDIIAVIQCIRNIRSELNVPPSKKTTLVLAGGRERLLADFKKHSDYLTPLAQVSNLEIFNQDIDRPAHSAFGTAGGLNIYVLLEGVIDLEKEKKRLEKREEGLEIELNQVQKKLENKDFLNRANPEVVLKTKQKEESLKDHLKDLVVIMNNL, encoded by the coding sequence ATGGAGCCTCGCTATGACTCTAAAGAGATAGAGCAGAAATGGTATGAGTTTTGGGAAAGCAGTGGCTTCTTTAAGGCTTCAGTTGATAGAAATAAAAAACCCTACTCGATTGTAATTCCTCCTCCCAATGTTACTGGTATCTTACATATGGGGCATGCGCTCAATAGCACCATTCAGGATATATTAATAAGATATAAAAGAATGCAGGGATATGCTTCTCTTTGGATCCCGGGTACTGATCATGCCGGAATAGCCACTCAGAATGTTGTTGAGAAACAACTGGCAAAAGAAGATTTAAGCAGGGATGATTTAGGGAGAGAGGGTTTTGTGGATCGTGTTTGGAAATGGCGCCAAAAATATGGTTCTACCATAGTAAAGCAGCTTAGGCGTTTGGGAGCATCTTGCGATTGGAGTAGAGAGCGCTTTACGATGGATGAAGGCCTATCAGATGCTGTACTGGAAGCGTTTATAAGGCTTTATGATAAAGGTCTAGTCTATCGCGGTCGCTATATTATTAATTGGTGTCCGCGTTGCAAGACTGCACTTTCCGATGAAGAGGTGGAACATCAAGAGCGGGAAGGATTTCTCTATTATTTAAAGTATCCTGTGTTGGATGAAGAGGGCAAGTTTGTAACAGTTGCTACAACCCGTCCTGAAACAATGCTTGGTGATGTTGCTATAGCGGTTCATCCAAGCGATGAAAGGTTTGAATTCTTAAAGAGCAAGAGAGTTGTTCTGCCCATTTTAAATAGAGAGCTTGAGCTTGTTTGGGATGATATTGTAGATCCTGAGTTCGGTACCGGGGCAGTAAAAATTACCCCTGCTCATGATGAAAATGATTTTGAGATCGCAATGAGGCATGGACTTAAGCCCATTGTTGTTATGGATGAAGGCGGTGTAATGAATGAAAATGCAGTCAAATACAAGGGGATGGATAGATTTGCTGCTCGGGAGAAAATAATAGAAGATTTAGAAAAACAGGATCTAGTTGAAAAGATAGAGCCTTATATAAATTCAATAGGCCACTGTTATCGTTGTGACACTGTGGTAGAGCCCTATATATCTTGGCAGTGGTTTGTTAAAATGAAGCCTTTGGCAAAAGAAGCCATCAAGGTTGTAAAAAATAAAGAGGTTAAATTCTTTCCTCCTCGTTGGGAGAAGGTCTATCTTCATTGGATGGAGAGCATTCGTGACTGGTGTATATCCCGTCAGATATGGTGGGGACATAGAATCCCTGTATATTATTGCAGAGATTGCTATAAGCAGACCGAGGTTTTAAGCAGCTTAGGCTCTGAGGATAGCGAAAATATTAAAGGTATAATTGTTTCTCGGGATAAACCTAAGAGTTGCCCTGAATGTAGCGGTAGCGATATTTATCAAGATCAAGATGTTTTAGATACATGGTTTTCTTCTTGGCTCTGGCCATTTTCTACTATGGGCTGGCCAAATATTGCTGAAGGGGAACAGCAGGCTGGTAAAAGTCGAGATTTAAGTGATTTGGATTATTTCTATCCTACCTCGACTTTAGTTACAGCACAAGAGATACTGTTTTTTTGGGTTGCACGTATGGTTATGGCGGGACTTGAATTTGTAGGTCAGGCTCCATTTTCCGATGTCTATATTCACGGTACTGTTAGAGATGAAAAGGGTAGGAAGATGTCCAAGTCTTTAGGTAATGTAATTGATCCTTTAGAGATTATAGATGAATATGGGGCTGACGCTTTGAGGTTCAGCCTAATTTCGATTACTTCAGTTGGACAGGATGTATTTTTATCTAAAGACAAATTTATTTTCGGTCGCAATTTTACCAATAAAATCTGGAATGCGGCAAGGTTTTTAATATCAAATCTAGATGATTTAGATGAAGGTTTTAAAATAGAAGATTACTCTCTTTTTGATAAATGGATTCTTAACAGCCTCAATGATTTAATATCAAAAATAGATAAGGCTTTAGAAGAGTATAGTTTTAATGAAGCGGCAAATTTGTTGTATGAGTTTTTTTGGCATCAGTTTTGCGATTGGTATATTGAGTTAGAGAAGAAAGATCTTTATGCTAAAAACAGAGATGCTAAAAACAGAGCTTCTGTTGTACTAATTTTTGTGTTGGATAATTTCTTACGTCTCTTGCATCCTTTTATGCCTTTTATCAGCGAAGATATTTGGCAGAAATTAAAGTCGTATTTAACCAAGTCGTATAAGGCGATGGGGTTAGAGTTTCAGAATGCAGATAGTTTAATGCTTATGCCTTGGTCTAAAGAGGTTGAGCAATTTAAAGATAAGGAAAGCAAAGATGCAATGGAAGATATAATCGCAGTCATTCAATGCATCCGTAATATTCGTTCGGAGCTGAATGTTCCTCCGTCTAAAAAGACAACTCTTGTACTTGCAGGAGGAAGAGAGAGATTGCTGGCCGATTTTAAAAAGCACAGTGATTACCTTACGCCTCTTGCGCAGGTATCTAATTTAGAGATTTTTAATCAAGATATCGATCGCCCAGCTCATTCTGCATTTGGCACAGCAGGCGGATTAAATATATACGTACTGCTGGAGGGCGTAATTGATTTGGAAAAAGAAAAGAAGAGGTTAGAGAAGAGAGAGGAAGGGTTAGAAATAGAATTAAATCAAGTCCAGAAAA